A window from Argopecten irradians isolate NY chromosome 3, Ai_NY, whole genome shotgun sequence encodes these proteins:
- the LOC138319105 gene encoding large ribosomal subunit protein uL14m-like, translating into MFATSSRLVGKFVPTPALRCLQCTINCNFSTSQSLSELRKLSTVKIVDNSVIGKKAMESGSKVKIIQVYTRNQVAHVGDKVLVTIQREKKKAIIVGCVQKQKTMRPRFDSNNAVLIDDTGAPIGTRIRVPVPSHLRGLSGDFTKILSIATKFV; encoded by the exons ATGTTTGCCACCAGTTCAAGACTTGTTGGAAAATTTGTGCCAACACCTGCATTAAGATGTTTACAGTGTACCATTAACTGTAATTTCAG TACCTCACAAAGTTTGAGCGAACTACGGAAACTGTCGACTGTGAAAATAGTGGATAACAGTGTGATAGGAAAGAAGGCAATGGAGAGTGGCAGTAAAGTGAAAATTATACAGGTGTATACTAGGAATCAAGTAGCCCATGTAGGAGACAAGGTGCTAGTGACCATTCAGAGGGAGAAGAAAAAGGCAATCATTGTAGGGTGTGTACAGAAACAGAAGACAATGCGACCAAGGTTTGACAGTAACAATGCGGTGTTAATTGATGATACAGGAGCACCTATTGGCACCAGAATCCGAGTGCCAGTGCCTTCCCATCTAAGGGGACTTAGTGGAGACTTCACAAAAATTTTATCAATTGCCACAAAATTTGTgtga